GCTGAGACATTTACAATATTTACGGAATAAACAGTTACATTATCTTTTGATGACACCTTTTTAATGTTTTTAGGTGCAGTTGCAACTTTTCCATCACGTGTTAGAGTAAATTCAAAATTAACTTTATTAGGATCAACTTTTTTAGTATTATTGGAAGTAACTTCAATCAATATTTCAACCGTTTGTCCAATTTCGATACCTTGTGCATCCTGTTTTGTTTTAACTGATATAGTCATCAAATCATAAGATTTTTCAGGTGCATTTAAGATTGCTTCTTTATGAGCAGCATATTCAGACATAGAAAGTTTTAATGCATATGACAATGCGTTACTGGTATATGTAGCACCTGAAACAACATCAAAGTTAGTATTTTGCAATGCATCATTTTTCAAACCTTTTGCCTTATCATAATTGATATCAATAGGTCTGGTGGTTTCGTCTTTATATTTTTGGGCAGCAATAACAGTATCATCTGAAGTATTGATTGCTGTAAGCATTACAACATCACCAAAAGAACCTGCAGTTCCTTTAGTTTGAATGATTACAATATCAGTATTTTCTCCTGCTGTAGCTTTGTAAACATTTAGAATATCTTCATTTAATCCAAGACTGTTCACATCTAGTTCTACAAATTCAGCAGAATTATCATTTATTACTGTTCTAAGTTCCTTCAAAAGTGCAGCAGAAATGCCTAGAGGCTCTTCTACTTTCCAAAAATAATTGGCAACGGTTAATATTGCTCCACAAATAATTGAGATTACGGTTAAAACCGCTACTGATTTTAATATCTTTTTCATTTTGCACCTCTTGTTGCTCTTTTTCTGCCAAAAGCACGAGGATATATATACTTATCAATTAAAGGAACTAATATATTCATAATTAGTATTGCATAAGATACACCTTCATCTGTTTTGCCAAAGACTCTTATTATTACCACTAAAAGTGCGATTCCTAATGCAAAGATCACATTTCCTCTAAAGGTATTGGGGCTTGAGGAATAGTCTGTTGCCATGAAAACAGCACCTAGCATAAGCCCGCCTGTCAGAACATGCCCTGCAACCAAAAGCATCATTTCAGAGAAGCTGCTGCCATTGGGCAATGCATCAAACAAAAATGCAAAAACAGCAACTCCGCCAATTATGATAAGAGGAACTCTAGGGTCAATAACCTTTCTAACGCTTAGATAGATATATCCAATTAATATAGCTATAACGCTTGTTTCACCAAAAGCTGCCGCACCCTTATTTCCGATCAACATGTTAAACCATTGCGAAGAAACAGCACTAGCATTTCTAGTGGATAGCCAAGTAGCTGAGCTAACAGCATCAAGACCTATGATATTGTTTGTTCCAACAGTACCCATAAAAGCGCCAAAAGAAACAACCATAAAAATACGTGCTGCAAGAGCAGGATTGGCAAAATTCTTGCCTATTCCGCCAAAAGCCATCTTTACAAACACGATAGCAAAGACAGTTCCAACCATAGGCATCCAGATATTAGCAAGAGATATTACACCAGGCTGACCACTTTTCCATACCAAAGAGGCAGGAAGGTTAAGCGCTAATAAAATACCTGTAACAAAACATGATAAATCGGTAGCTGATGAATTTTTTACAGCTTCCCAATTCCATTTATTATTTTTTATTAATGTAAATAAAAATTCTGATACAAAGGCGGTCAAACAACAAACGCCTATTAATATTAATGTTCCCCATCCAAAGAATATAACACCTGCAATAATACAAGGTATAAGTGCAATTATTACATCCAGCATTATTTTTCTGGTGGCAAATCTTGATGAAATATAAGGGGAAGTTCTTACAAATAATTTTTCCATAGTTTATATACCCCTAGTAGCAATCATTTTTTTAGATTTCTTCATTGAAGAAACCAAATCTCTTTTGGCAGGACATATATAACTGCAACTGCCGCAAAGAATACAATCCACAGCACCGTATTTTTTAGCTTCTGCCCAATCTCCAGCGATGGCAGCCGCATCAATAAACATGGGCATCAATCTCATAGGACATACTCTTGCGCACTTGCCGCAGTTAATGCACTGACTGGGTGAAACAGTATTAACCTCTTTTTCAGTTAAGAATAATAAAGCTGAAGAAGTTTTTGTAATAACATTCTCATCATTCTGAGTGCACGCACCCATCATAGGTCCGCCGTTTACAATCATAATGTACTGGGATGATTTTACTGTGCTTAACTCTTTTTCCAAAGACTTGAGTTCAGCACGAACAGCTTTTATTTCGGATTTTTGAGATTTATCTAGTTTTTCTAGTTGAGATTGTTTTTCTTTGATTTTATCTTGGATAACTTTGACATTTTCTCTAGAATCAATTGTCTTACATTCTGCCAAAACATCTTTGTATGTAGTACCTGTGCGAATCCAGTAATTTCCTTTATTCTTAACTGCACCGCCTGATACGGTTACTACACGTCTATACAAAGGCTGTCCTTCATAAACTGCATAATATACGGACAAAGCAGTATGAACGTTGTTAACCACAACGCCTACCTTGGAAGGCAATTCACATGCAGGAACAACTCTCTTAGTCAAAGCATATATAAGTTGTTTTTCTGCACCTTGAGGATATCTAGTCTTTAGACCTACTACCTTAATGTCTGTAATATTATTGGCTGCAATAACTTTGTTAAGGGTATCTATTGCATCTTGTTTGTTTTCTTCAACACCTATCAAGATATTGTGAACGTCCAAAGCAGTTGCAATATATCTTATGCCCTTAAGAATTTGTTCGGGATACTCCAGCATTATGCGATGGTCAGAAGTGATATAAGGTTCGCATTCTGCACCGTTAATAACCAAGGTATCAATTGTAACACCTGAAGGAGGTGTAAGTTTAGCTGCTGTAGGGAAACCAGCACCACCCATACCTACAATGCCTGCTTCGGCAGTTCTTGCCAAAATTTGTTCTTTTGTAGGATTGGTAAGCTTAGGCAAAAATTCAGCATTATCAGAAAAATCATTGTCTATTACGATATGAGTAACCTCACGATCACCCATAGGTCTGTT
The genomic region above belongs to Clostridia bacterium and contains:
- a CDS encoding FMN-binding protein, giving the protein MKKILKSVAVLTVISIICGAILTVANYFWKVEEPLGISAALLKELRTVINDNSAEFVELDVNSLGLNEDILNVYKATAGENTDIVIIQTKGTAGSFGDVVMLTAINTSDDTVIAAQKYKDETTRPIDINYDKAKGLKNDALQNTNFDVVSGATYTSNALSYALKLSMSEYAAHKEAILNAPEKSYDLMTISVKTKQDAQGIEIGQTVEILIEVTSNNTKKVDPNKVNFEFTLTRDGKVATAPKNIKKVSSKDNVTVYSVNIVNVSAATYKLHVKATYKKVSATDSVEFTPISLSEQIIKRMFEGTTEVSLVKKDEVSSVKIYKNNLNNYVFAYENDKYDYGESTIYIAFDEQGNISAIDGKVTNTIGFKLTEYLETIKGKHATFFIGYENPDEIDLDVVSGATYTSNAIKATVAKICTFYNSIEDINDYLSNLGE
- a CDS encoding RnfABCDGE type electron transport complex subunit D is translated as MEKLFVRTSPYISSRFATRKIMLDVIIALIPCIIAGVIFFGWGTLILIGVCCLTAFVSEFLFTLIKNNKWNWEAVKNSSATDLSCFVTGILLALNLPASLVWKSGQPGVISLANIWMPMVGTVFAIVFVKMAFGGIGKNFANPALAARIFMVVSFGAFMGTVGTNNIIGLDAVSSATWLSTRNASAVSSQWFNMLIGNKGAAAFGETSVIAILIGYIYLSVRKVIDPRVPLIIIGGVAVFAFLFDALPNGSSFSEMMLLVAGHVLTGGLMLGAVFMATDYSSSPNTFRGNVIFALGIALLVVIIRVFGKTDEGVSYAILIMNILVPLIDKYIYPRAFGRKRATRGAK
- a CDS encoding RnfABCDGE type electron transport complex subunit C — encoded protein: MPTKFFGGVHPHTNKITQRDYISELTPPAKVFVPVVQHIGKPAIVKVNVGDYVKVGTLLASADGVISANIFSPVSGKVMAIENRPMGDREVTHIVIDNDFSDNAEFLPKLTNPTKEQILARTAEAGIVGMGGAGFPTAAKLTPPSGVTIDTLVINGAECEPYITSDHRIMLEYPEQILKGIRYIATALDVHNILIGVEENKQDAIDTLNKVIAANNITDIKVVGLKTRYPQGAEKQLIYALTKRVVPACELPSKVGVVVNNVHTALSVYYAVYEGQPLYRRVVTVSGGAVKNKGNYWIRTGTTYKDVLAECKTIDSRENVKVIQDKIKEKQSQLEKLDKSQKSEIKAVRAELKSLEKELSTVKSSQYIMIVNGGPMMGACTQNDENVITKTSSALLFLTEKEVNTVSPSQCINCGKCARVCPMRLMPMFIDAAAIAGDWAEAKKYGAVDCILCGSCSYICPAKRDLVSSMKKSKKMIATRGI